Proteins co-encoded in one Polaromonas vacuolata genomic window:
- the cysM gene encoding cysteine synthase CysM translates to MNYPTLEDAVGKTPLARLQRIGAADNATRNNIILGKLEGNNPAGSVKDRPALAMIKHAEERGEIKPGDTLIEATSGNTGIALAMAAAIKGYRMVLIMPEDLSIERAQTMKAFGAELLLTPKSGGIEYARDLAMSMQADGKGKVLDQFANFDNPRSHYESTGPEIWADTHGKVTHFVSAMGTTGTISGVSRFLKEKNPAIQIVGAQPSEGSRIPGIRKWPEAYMPAIYDPRHIDQVTQVSQLDAEDMCRRMAREEGIFAGVSAAGACWVAQQLSQTVRDAVIVFIVCDRGDRYLSTGIFPA, encoded by the coding sequence ATGAATTATCCAACTCTTGAAGATGCCGTCGGTAAAACACCGTTGGCTAGACTTCAGCGCATAGGCGCTGCTGACAACGCAACTCGCAACAATATTATTTTGGGCAAACTTGAAGGCAATAATCCGGCCGGCTCGGTCAAGGACAGACCGGCTCTGGCGATGATTAAACATGCAGAGGAACGCGGTGAGATCAAGCCCGGCGACACCTTGATTGAGGCCACCTCTGGCAACACCGGTATTGCCTTGGCTATGGCTGCTGCGATTAAGGGCTACCGAATGGTGCTCATCATGCCGGAGGACTTGTCGATTGAGCGGGCCCAGACTATGAAAGCTTTCGGCGCTGAGTTACTACTCACCCCCAAAAGCGGCGGCATCGAATATGCGCGCGACTTGGCCATGAGCATGCAGGCGGATGGCAAGGGCAAGGTTCTCGATCAATTCGCTAATTTTGATAATCCACGCAGCCACTATGAAAGCACCGGCCCGGAAATCTGGGCTGATACGCACGGTAAGGTGACGCATTTCGTCAGCGCCATGGGAACGACTGGCACCATTAGCGGTGTATCGCGGTTTTTGAAAGAAAAAAATCCAGCGATTCAAATTGTTGGTGCTCAGCCCAGTGAGGGCTCACGTATTCCCGGTATTCGCAAGTGGCCAGAAGCTTATATGCCGGCTATTTACGATCCTCGTCACATCGATCAGGTCACACAGGTCAGCCAACTAGATGCGGAAGACATGTGCCGCCGTATGGCGCGCGAGGAGGGTATTTTTGCGGGCGTTTCCGCTGCCGGTGCTTGCTGGGTAGCCCAGCAATTGAGTCAAACCGTGCGGGACGCAGTGATTGTCTTTATCGTCTGCGACCGCGGTGACCGCTACCTCTCCACCGGGATCTTTCCCGCATGA
- a CDS encoding NUDIX domain-containing protein gives MNTTFRFCPQCANPLAPISRMEDGGEKTRMRCAQCDYVHWNNPTPVLAAVVEVGGQILLARNAAWSGRMFALITGFMEAGETPQFGIAREIKEETNLDTSALDLIGVYEFVRQNQIIIAYHAVCTGDVVLSPELAEYRLYDPQNIKCWPAGTGYAMADWLKSRGHSPTFVEWPKAS, from the coding sequence ATGAACACCACTTTTCGTTTTTGTCCTCAATGCGCTAATCCGCTCGCACCTATCTCTCGCATGGAAGATGGGGGTGAAAAAACCCGTATGCGTTGCGCCCAGTGCGACTATGTCCACTGGAATAATCCGACGCCGGTGCTAGCGGCGGTGGTCGAGGTTGGCGGTCAAATTTTGCTGGCGCGCAATGCCGCTTGGTCGGGCCGTATGTTTGCGCTAATCACCGGTTTTATGGAGGCTGGCGAGACGCCGCAGTTCGGCATTGCACGCGAGATCAAAGAGGAAACCAATTTAGACACTAGCGCGCTCGACCTGATTGGTGTGTATGAGTTTGTGCGCCAAAACCAAATCATCATTGCTTACCATGCGGTCTGCACTGGCGATGTTGTGCTGTCGCCTGAGTTAGCCGAGTATCGCTTGTACGACCCACAAAACATTAAGTGCTGGCCTGCGGGCACCGGCTACGCAATGGCTGACTGGCTTAAGTCGCGCGGTCATAGTCCGACTTTTGTGGAGTGGCCTAAGGCTTCCTAA
- a CDS encoding sulfurtransferase TusA family protein, with protein sequence MHIDKELDTSNLNCPLPILKAKKALAEMQSGEVLRVLSTDAGSIRDFQAFAKQTGNDLLEQKTEGASFFHVLKRR encoded by the coding sequence ATGCACATAGACAAAGAACTCGACACCAGCAATCTCAATTGCCCGTTGCCCATACTCAAGGCAAAAAAGGCTTTGGCCGAGATGCAAAGTGGCGAAGTTTTGCGTGTGTTGTCTACCGATGCTGGATCAATACGTGATTTTCAAGCTTTTGCTAAACAAACTGGTAATGACTTGTTGGAGCAAAAAACTGAAGGCGCATCTTTTTTCCATGTACTTAAGAGGCGTTAA
- the galU gene encoding UTP--glucose-1-phosphate uridylyltransferase GalU, producing the protein MNVIEKFTLQKAVFPVAGLGTRFLPATKAQPKEMLPVVDKPLIQYAVEEAYEAGIRHMIFVTGRSKRAIEDHFDNAYELETELEKAKKFELLAILKSVQPEGMNFSYVRQNRMLGLGHAVLCAEHLVGNEAFAVLLADDLMVGPSGGPSVMKQMVEQFNELQSSILAVQQVPPEHTRRYGIVAGDVVSKGLLRVNKIVEKPAPEVAPSLMGVAGRYILTPAIFAHIRQQTSGVGGEIQLTDGIASLIAQESVYAFEYKGKRYDCGSKQGFLQATVELALQHHEVGAEFKQYLAQLKLD; encoded by the coding sequence ATGAACGTCATTGAAAAATTTACTCTCCAAAAAGCCGTATTTCCGGTTGCAGGACTAGGGACCCGCTTTCTTCCCGCCACCAAGGCCCAGCCCAAAGAAATGCTGCCTGTCGTTGACAAGCCATTGATTCAATACGCGGTTGAAGAGGCCTATGAAGCCGGTATTCGCCATATGATTTTCGTCACCGGCCGCAGCAAGCGCGCGATTGAAGACCATTTTGACAATGCCTACGAGCTAGAAACTGAACTCGAAAAAGCCAAAAAATTCGAACTCTTGGCAATCCTTAAGTCAGTCCAGCCTGAAGGCATGAACTTCTCCTATGTTCGCCAAAACCGAATGCTAGGTCTTGGCCACGCCGTTTTGTGTGCCGAACACCTAGTGGGTAATGAAGCCTTTGCCGTGCTATTGGCTGATGACTTAATGGTCGGCCCTAGTGGTGGCCCGTCAGTGATGAAGCAAATGGTCGAGCAGTTCAACGAATTGCAAAGTTCGATTCTCGCTGTGCAACAAGTACCGCCCGAGCACACGCGTCGCTACGGCATAGTGGCCGGCGATGTAGTGTCAAAAGGTTTATTGAGAGTCAACAAGATTGTAGAAAAACCTGCCCCTGAAGTTGCACCGTCCCTCATGGGTGTGGCCGGTCGCTACATTTTGACACCGGCAATATTCGCGCATATCCGCCAGCAAACCAGCGGCGTAGGCGGTGAGATTCAACTAACCGACGGGATTGCGAGTTTGATCGCGCAAGAAAGCGTCTACGCCTTTGAATACAAGGGCAAACGCTATGACTGCGGCAGCAAGCAAGGATTTTTACAAGCCACCGTCGAGCTGGCTTTGCAACACCACGAAGTGGGCGCTGAATTTAAACAATATCTAGCCCAGCTCAAACTCGATTAA
- a CDS encoding NAD(P)-dependent oxidoreductase — protein sequence MDILLLDALMPAARAWLEARYELAFCPELAQDSVALRQKAHRACAIVLPRKTLLTRELIAFMPRLKVVCRLHTGIDNADLEACRERGIKVVHASSANLRSNAEYLLSSLLLLYRRGLVSSLMGRRLASVPIGRELHGSTVAILGLAPTAHILANMLHSLGVKLIGYDPVVPPTAPVWAQLKIEAVSLPEMIARADAVSVQMLYAPRFKDFINHALLANCKPHQLWVGISRSELFEERALAAALVDGRIEAFILDGASSSFAGPDSPLTGIKSFFITPRLAPHTREAKLRSSWFLARRLDEVLSAPSVDASTDTSSDAMVRHLPMDIPIDIPMDIPMLASPSQWGESPSGLNAGL from the coding sequence TTGGACATCTTGTTATTAGACGCCTTGATGCCAGCGGCCAGAGCCTGGCTGGAGGCTCGCTATGAGTTGGCTTTTTGTCCCGAACTGGCGCAAGACTCAGTTGCTCTGCGTCAAAAGGCTCACAGGGCCTGCGCGATTGTCTTGCCGCGAAAGACGCTACTCACCCGTGAACTCATCGCTTTCATGCCGCGGCTCAAGGTGGTGTGCCGGCTGCATACAGGCATTGACAACGCCGACCTAGAGGCTTGCAGGGAACGCGGCATCAAGGTCGTGCATGCGAGCAGTGCCAACCTCAGATCTAACGCGGAATATTTACTCAGTAGCTTGCTGCTTTTGTATAGGCGCGGCCTAGTGTCGTCCCTCATGGGGCGGCGCCTTGCCAGTGTCCCGATCGGTCGAGAGCTGCATGGCAGTACGGTGGCCATACTTGGACTGGCGCCCACAGCTCATATTCTGGCCAATATGTTGCACAGCCTAGGGGTTAAGTTAATTGGCTATGACCCCGTTGTGCCGCCTACAGCGCCGGTCTGGGCACAACTCAAGATAGAGGCAGTTTCGCTGCCTGAGATGATTGCCCGAGCTGATGCTGTGTCGGTGCAGATGCTGTATGCCCCCCGTTTTAAAGATTTCATCAACCATGCTTTGCTCGCTAACTGTAAGCCGCATCAGCTGTGGGTAGGCATTAGCCGCAGTGAGCTGTTCGAAGAACGCGCTCTGGCCGCTGCGTTAGTCGATGGTCGGATTGAAGCATTTATTCTTGATGGTGCCAGTTCCAGCTTTGCTGGACCAGACTCACCGCTGACGGGGATTAAAAGCTTCTTCATCACGCCGCGGCTTGCTCCCCACACCCGCGAGGCCAAACTGCGTTCGAGTTGGTTTTTGGCGCGTCGTCTGGATGAGGTGCTTAGCGCTCCTAGCGTTGATGCCAGTACTGACACCAGCTCTGATGCGATGGTGAGGCACCTGCCCATGGATATACCGATAGATATACCGATGGACATACCCATGTTGGCTTCGCCTTCACAGTGGGGTGAGTCGCCGTCTGGATTGAATGCTGGCCTTTGA
- a CDS encoding valine--tRNA ligase, whose protein sequence is MTQAATPPASTPPEAIKVFAPTPALDSLAKSFEPAAIEAKWGDLWEQSGQYDPTLDAQKESFSVQLPPPNVTGTLHMGHAFNQTIMDSLTRYHRMLGHNTLWVPGTDHAGIATQIVVERKLQAEGKTRHDLGRKNFVAKVWEWKEESGATITRQMRRMGDSVSWKYEYFTMDSKMSKVVTSTFVQLYEQGLIYRGKRLVNWDPVLKSAVSDLEVENEDRDSFMWHIEYRFSDGPQLDADGNPMRGMHIATTRPETMLADGALAVHPEDPRYKHLIGQRVDLPMCDRSIPVIADDFVDREFGSGCVKITGAHDFNDYAVSLRHDLPLITIFTLDAKINENGPAAYQGLDRYDCRKALLVDLEKGGFLQKAVPHKNTVPVCARTGAVVEPMLTDQWFVAMSKVSESDPTGKSIAQKARDAVSDGEVSFVPEQWVNTYNQWMNNIQDWCISRQLWWGHQIPAWYDEDGKVYVAANEEDAQKQAPGKTLRRDEDVLDTWYSSSLVPFSSLGWPEKTKELDLFLPSSVLVTGYDIIFFWVARMIMMTKHFTGKVPFKHVYIHGLVKDSQGKKMSKSEGNVLDPVDLIDGIELTPLLEKRSQGLRKPETAPQVRKTTEKEFPAGIPAYGADALRFTFASLASLGRSINFDSKRCEGYRNFCNKLWNATRFVLMNCEGQDCGLAQHTKAQCAPGAEFHNYLSFSQADRWISSTMQRVEADIAKGFADYRLDNVASSIYQFVWDEFCDWYLEIAKVQIQTGTDAQKRATRRTLIRTLEGILRMAHPLIPFITEELWQKVAPVAGMQKGPLIGQAAYPQSQSEKIDLQAEAHVVKLKTLVDACRNLRGEMNVSPATRLPLFVVGDSDFMNTIAPVLKSLAKLSEVKLFDDQAAWAAAAQSAPVAMVGEARVCLHMEVDVVAEKARLGKEATRLEGELIKVNAKLANEAFVAKVPPAVLAQEHKRLADFSATLEKIKEQLLRL, encoded by the coding sequence ATGACACAAGCAGCAACTCCCCCAGCGTCCACTCCGCCAGAAGCCATCAAAGTATTCGCGCCCACCCCTGCGTTAGACAGCTTGGCCAAGTCTTTTGAGCCCGCAGCGATTGAGGCCAAATGGGGCGATCTGTGGGAGCAAAGCGGTCAGTACGACCCAACGCTGGACGCGCAAAAAGAATCTTTTTCCGTGCAATTACCGCCGCCCAATGTCACCGGCACGCTGCACATGGGTCATGCGTTTAACCAAACCATCATGGACTCGCTCACCCGCTACCACCGTATGTTGGGCCACAACACCCTGTGGGTGCCGGGCACCGACCATGCGGGCATTGCCACGCAAATTGTGGTCGAGCGCAAACTACAAGCCGAAGGCAAAACCCGCCACGACCTAGGCCGCAAGAATTTTGTCGCCAAGGTGTGGGAGTGGAAGGAAGAGTCCGGCGCCACCATCACGCGCCAGATGCGCCGCATGGGCGACTCGGTGTCTTGGAAATACGAGTACTTCACCATGGACAGCAAAATGTCCAAGGTAGTGACCTCCACCTTTGTCCAGCTCTATGAGCAAGGCCTGATTTACCGCGGCAAGCGCTTAGTCAACTGGGACCCGGTGCTCAAATCGGCGGTGTCTGATTTGGAAGTTGAAAACGAAGACCGCGACAGCTTTATGTGGCATATCGAATACCGCTTTAGCGACGGCCCACAGCTAGACGCCGATGGCAATCCGATGCGCGGCATGCACATCGCCACTACCCGCCCCGAGACCATGTTGGCCGACGGCGCGCTGGCCGTACACCCCGAAGACCCGCGTTACAAGCACCTGATTGGCCAGCGCGTTGACTTGCCAATGTGCGATCGCTCAATTCCGGTGATTGCGGACGACTTTGTGGACCGTGAATTCGGCAGCGGCTGCGTCAAGATAACCGGCGCGCACGACTTTAACGACTATGCCGTGTCGCTGCGCCACGACTTACCGCTAATTACCATCTTCACGCTAGACGCCAAGATCAATGAGAACGGTCCTGCGGCTTACCAAGGTCTGGACCGCTACGACTGCCGTAAAGCTTTGCTGGTGGACTTAGAAAAAGGTGGCTTTTTGCAAAAAGCCGTACCGCATAAAAACACCGTACCCGTCTGTGCCCGGACCGGCGCGGTGGTCGAACCGATGTTGACCGACCAGTGGTTTGTCGCCATGAGCAAGGTCAGCGAGAGCGACCCAACCGGCAAATCCATCGCCCAAAAAGCGCGTGATGCTGTCAGCGACGGCGAAGTCAGTTTTGTGCCCGAGCAATGGGTCAACACCTACAACCAGTGGATGAACAATATCCAAGACTGGTGTATTTCGCGCCAGCTCTGGTGGGGCCACCAGATTCCAGCTTGGTATGACGAGGACGGCAAAGTCTACGTCGCCGCCAACGAAGAAGACGCCCAAAAACAAGCGCCCGGCAAAACATTGCGCCGCGATGAAGACGTGCTTGACACCTGGTACTCATCCTCACTGGTGCCGTTTTCATCTTTGGGTTGGCCTGAAAAAACCAAAGAGCTCGATTTGTTTTTGCCGTCAAGCGTACTTGTCACAGGCTACGACATCATCTTCTTTTGGGTCGCCCGAATGATCATGATGACCAAGCATTTCACCGGCAAAGTCCCTTTTAAACACGTTTACATCCACGGTTTGGTGAAGGACTCGCAAGGCAAGAAAATGAGCAAGTCGGAGGGCAATGTACTGGACCCGGTTGACTTGATTGATGGCATTGAATTAACGCCATTATTAGAGAAACGCTCACAAGGTCTGCGCAAGCCAGAGACCGCACCACAGGTGCGTAAAACCACTGAGAAAGAATTCCCAGCCGGCATTCCCGCCTATGGCGCGGACGCGCTGCGCTTTACCTTTGCCTCACTGGCAAGCTTGGGTCGCAGCATCAATTTCGACAGCAAGCGCTGCGAAGGCTATCGCAATTTTTGCAACAAGCTCTGGAACGCGACTCGCTTTGTGCTGATGAATTGCGAAGGCCAAGACTGCGGCCTAGCCCAGCACACCAAGGCGCAATGCGCACCGGGCGCGGAGTTTCACAACTACCTGAGCTTCTCGCAAGCCGACCGCTGGATCTCCTCGACCATGCAACGAGTTGAAGCCGACATCGCCAAAGGCTTTGCTGACTACCGCTTAGACAATGTGGCTAGCAGCATTTACCAATTCGTCTGGGACGAATTTTGCGACTGGTATTTAGAGATCGCAAAAGTGCAAATTCAGACCGGCACAGACGCACAAAAACGCGCCACCCGCCGTACCTTGATACGCACGCTAGAAGGCATATTGCGTATGGCTCACCCCTTGATTCCCTTCATCACCGAAGAGCTCTGGCAAAAAGTCGCGCCCGTCGCAGGCATGCAAAAAGGCCCGCTGATTGGTCAAGCGGCATACCCACAAAGCCAAAGCGAAAAAATCGATTTGCAAGCTGAAGCCCATGTGGTCAAGCTCAAAACCTTGGTCGACGCTTGCCGCAATCTGCGCGGCGAAATGAATGTCTCACCGGCCACCCGCCTGCCTTTATTTGTGGTCGGCGACAGCGACTTTATGAACACCATCGCACCGGTGCTCAAGTCGTTGGCAAAACTTAGCGAAGTCAAGTTGTTTGATGATCAAGCCGCTTGGGCCGCAGCAGCGCAATCCGCACCCGTGGCCATGGTTGGTGAAGCACGTGTTTGTCTGCACATGGAAGTCGATGTGGTGGCAGAAAAAGCCCGTCTGGGCAAAGAAGCTACGCGCCTCGAAGGCGAATTGATCAAGGTCAACGCCAAACTGGCTAACGAAGCTTTCGTGGCCAAGGTGCCGCCGGCGGTGCTGGCGCAAGAGCACAAGCGACTAGCCGACTTCAGCGCGACGCTGGAGAAAATTAAAGAGCAATTGCTGCGTTTGTAA
- a CDS encoding formate/nitrite transporter family protein, with protein MAYLAPSEFVTKMVDAGEAKIFMSTRDTLIRAFMAGAILALAAAFAVTINVQTGQPLAGAILFPVGFCILYLLGFDLLTGVMTLCPLALIDKRPGVTLRGVLRNWWLVFVGNFAGAFTVALMMAVIFTFGFETAPGKVGEAIGHIGESRTLGYASHGAGGMLTLFLRGVLCNWMVSTGVVGAMMSTTVSGKVIAMWMPIMLFFYMGFEHSVVNMFLFPSGLMLGGNFSLYDYLIWNEIPTVLGNLVGGVAFVGLALYSTHLRTAPKRVA; from the coding sequence ATGGCCTACCTCGCCCCTTCAGAGTTTGTCACCAAAATGGTTGACGCCGGTGAAGCCAAAATCTTCATGTCCACCCGGGACACCCTCATCCGAGCCTTTATGGCGGGTGCGATTTTGGCTTTAGCAGCAGCTTTTGCCGTCACTATCAACGTGCAAACTGGCCAACCCTTGGCTGGTGCCATCCTTTTTCCCGTGGGCTTTTGTATTTTGTATCTGCTGGGTTTTGATCTGCTAACGGGCGTGATGACGCTTTGCCCGTTGGCATTAATAGACAAGCGCCCGGGCGTTACTTTGCGCGGTGTGCTGCGTAACTGGTGGCTGGTGTTTGTGGGCAATTTCGCAGGTGCTTTCACTGTGGCTTTGATGATGGCGGTCATTTTTACCTTTGGCTTTGAAACAGCGCCTGGCAAGGTAGGTGAAGCCATTGGTCACATCGGTGAAAGTCGCACACTGGGTTATGCCTCACATGGTGCTGGCGGTATGTTGACTTTGTTTCTTCGCGGTGTGTTGTGTAACTGGATGGTGTCTACCGGCGTTGTTGGCGCAATGATGTCCACCACCGTGTCGGGCAAAGTGATAGCCATGTGGATGCCAATCATGTTGTTTTTCTATATGGGTTTTGAGCATTCCGTCGTAAACATGTTTTTGTTCCCCTCGGGCTTGATGTTGGGCGGTAACTTCTCCCTTTATGACTACCTTATCTGGAACGAGATTCCCACGGTATTGGGTAATTTGGTGGGTGGCGTGGCTTTTGTCGGTCTGGCTCTGTACTCGACCCATTTGCGCACCGCGCCTAAGCGTGTTGCTTAA
- the cynS gene encoding cyanase has translation MNRNDVTEMIIGVKIAKSIKWSDVAEQVGLSKEWVTAGCLGQMTFDATQAAKVGEVFDLPAAAIALLQVVPYKGSLITAVPTDPLIYRFYELISVYGTTFKALIHEEFGDGIMSAIDFKMNLAREPHAMGDRVSITMSGKFLPYKSY, from the coding sequence ATGAATCGCAACGACGTAACCGAGATGATTATTGGTGTAAAGATAGCCAAGAGCATCAAGTGGTCTGATGTGGCTGAACAAGTCGGCCTGTCTAAAGAATGGGTCACAGCCGGGTGCTTAGGCCAGATGACTTTTGATGCCACTCAAGCCGCCAAGGTGGGGGAAGTATTTGATTTACCCGCAGCAGCCATCGCATTGCTTCAAGTGGTGCCCTACAAAGGCTCATTGATTACCGCCGTGCCTACTGACCCTTTGATTTATCGCTTTTACGAACTCATCAGCGTTTATGGCACCACGTTCAAAGCCCTCATTCACGAGGAATTTGGCGACGGCATCATGTCAGCCATTGACTTCAAGATGAACTTGGCGCGTGAGCCTCATGCCATGGGTGACCGGGTTAGCATCACTATGTCGGGCAAATTTTTGCCATACAAATCCTATTGA
- a CDS encoding bifunctional protein-serine/threonine kinase/phosphatase, giving the protein MQISVGQYSDKGRKAVNQDFCDFRIPDEPQLSAKGIVVALADGISSSQVSQIASKAAVTGFIEDYYCTSDAWSVKTSAERVLVATNAWLSGQTRQSPYRFDKDRGYVCTFSALVLKSTTAHLLHVGDSRIYRLSGQSLEQLTSDHRIWLSSEQSYLSRALGADSQLEVDYKALPLALGDVFLLATDGVFEFAEPEFLVTTLHNGLAQAHGLDAAAKLIVEHALARGSTDNLTAQIVFIKALPAPSAGEMPERLRQLLLPPLLSARTEFDGYSIVREIHSSSRSHVYLALDNASQTTVALKTPGVDMHLDAAHLERFLLEEWVARRLNSPYILKPMPPERERHYVYVVNEFIQGQTLAQWMIDHPKPSLDTVRALVVQISKGLQAFHRLEMLHQDLRPENILIDHTGTVKIIDFGATRVAGLAETAALGTLEHILGTPQYTAPEYFLGEPGSSRSDLFSLGVLTYQMLTGELPFGAEVAKTRTVLAQRNLRYNCALADDREVPSWIDAVLRKAVNPNPEKRYQELSEFVFDLHQPNAEFVNSRRAPFLERNPLLFWKLLSLSLALACLALIAGYSRA; this is encoded by the coding sequence ATGCAAATCTCGGTTGGCCAGTACTCTGACAAAGGTCGAAAGGCGGTTAACCAAGATTTTTGTGATTTCCGTATTCCCGATGAACCTCAGCTCAGTGCCAAAGGCATAGTAGTTGCACTGGCTGACGGTATCAGCAGCAGCCAAGTCAGCCAAATCGCCAGCAAGGCAGCAGTCACGGGATTTATCGAAGACTACTACTGCACTTCTGACGCGTGGTCGGTTAAAACCTCGGCTGAACGTGTGCTAGTGGCCACCAATGCTTGGCTGTCTGGTCAGACCCGGCAAAGCCCTTATCGCTTTGACAAAGACCGGGGCTATGTCTGCACTTTTAGTGCGTTGGTGCTTAAGTCCACCACGGCACACTTACTTCATGTGGGCGACAGCCGCATTTACCGTCTGAGCGGTCAGTCGCTGGAGCAACTCACCAGCGATCACCGCATTTGGTTATCTTCGGAGCAAAGCTATCTCAGTCGGGCTTTGGGTGCAGACTCGCAACTCGAAGTGGACTACAAAGCCCTACCGCTAGCGCTTGGCGATGTATTTTTATTAGCCACTGACGGCGTGTTTGAGTTCGCTGAGCCTGAGTTTTTGGTGACGACTTTGCACAATGGATTGGCCCAAGCACATGGGCTAGATGCTGCGGCTAAGCTAATCGTCGAGCATGCCCTAGCGCGGGGCAGTACTGACAATCTCACCGCGCAAATCGTGTTTATAAAGGCATTGCCTGCACCTTCTGCGGGCGAAATGCCAGAACGCTTGCGCCAGCTCTTACTGCCGCCACTGCTGAGCGCCCGCACAGAGTTTGACGGCTACAGCATAGTGCGTGAGATTCACAGCAGCAGCCGCAGCCACGTTTATTTAGCCCTAGACAACGCCAGTCAAACCACGGTGGCGCTGAAAACGCCAGGCGTTGATATGCATTTAGACGCGGCGCATTTAGAGCGCTTTTTGCTTGAAGAATGGGTTGCCCGGCGACTCAATAGTCCCTACATCCTCAAACCCATGCCGCCCGAGCGTGAGCGCCACTACGTCTATGTGGTTAACGAGTTCATCCAAGGCCAGACCTTGGCCCAGTGGATGATTGATCACCCCAAACCCAGCCTTGATACGGTCAGGGCCTTGGTGGTGCAAATTAGCAAGGGCTTGCAGGCGTTTCACCGGCTAGAGATGTTGCACCAGGACTTACGCCCAGAAAATATACTCATAGACCACACCGGCACGGTCAAGATTATTGATTTCGGTGCTACCCGCGTCGCTGGCCTGGCCGAAACCGCAGCGCTAGGCACGCTAGAGCACATTTTGGGAACCCCTCAATACACTGCGCCTGAGTATTTTTTAGGCGAGCCGGGCAGTAGCCGGTCTGACTTGTTTTCGCTGGGTGTGTTGACCTATCAAATGCTGACTGGTGAACTTCCTTTTGGCGCCGAAGTTGCCAAAACTCGCACTGTTCTGGCTCAGCGTAATCTGCGCTACAACTGCGCATTAGCGGATGACCGTGAAGTGCCAAGTTGGATTGACGCCGTGTTGCGCAAGGCAGTCAACCCGAACCCCGAGAAACGCTACCAAGAACTTTCAGAGTTTGTGTTTGATCTGCACCAACCCAACGCCGAATTTGTAAACAGCCGCCGCGCACCATTTTTAGAGCGCAATCCTTTGCTGTTTTGGAAGCTGCTGAGCTTGTCGCTGGCATTAGCCTGCTTGGCGTTGATCGCAGGATATAGCCGCGCTTGA
- a CDS encoding IS30 family transposase yields MIYTHLTRDERYQIAILVKANFNQSEIAKMMDRDKSSISRELRRNRGLRGYRPKQANDKAQERRLACANSPRVADSTWAVVEEKLAEAWSPEQISGHLEASHQPGVSYESIYQYIYADKRAGGTLHKTLRCQKTRKKRSSGRERRGTISHQVSIELRPDIVLERARFGDWEADLVIGAGQKQALVTINERVSRYSIIFHVPFKTAQVVGDALITLLKPFAHCVHTLTTDNGKEFAQHERIASALSADFFFAHPYASWERGANENMNGLIRQFFPKGMRFNCITDDDIALAMHRLNHRPRKCLGYRTPHQVFMEQLESYQHTVALQA; encoded by the coding sequence ATGATTTACACACACCTCACCCGTGACGAACGTTACCAGATTGCAATCCTCGTCAAAGCAAACTTCAATCAAAGTGAAATTGCAAAAATGATGGACCGTGATAAATCGAGCATCAGCCGTGAGTTGCGTCGTAACCGCGGTCTACGAGGCTATCGCCCTAAGCAGGCAAATGACAAAGCCCAAGAACGTAGACTTGCCTGCGCCAATAGTCCTAGAGTTGCTGACTCGACATGGGCTGTAGTGGAGGAAAAGTTGGCTGAGGCTTGGAGCCCCGAGCAAATCAGCGGCCACCTCGAAGCTAGCCACCAACCCGGTGTTAGCTATGAGAGCATTTACCAGTACATCTACGCTGACAAACGCGCGGGCGGCACCTTGCATAAAACACTGCGTTGCCAGAAGACGCGAAAAAAACGCAGCAGTGGCCGTGAACGGCGCGGCACCATCTCTCACCAGGTCTCAATAGAACTGCGACCCGACATCGTGCTTGAGCGTGCGCGCTTTGGCGACTGGGAGGCTGATCTGGTGATTGGTGCCGGGCAGAAGCAAGCACTAGTGACGATTAATGAGCGTGTCTCTCGCTATTCAATAATTTTCCACGTGCCATTCAAAACAGCGCAAGTCGTAGGGGACGCGTTAATCACTTTACTCAAACCGTTCGCTCATTGCGTGCACACTCTCACGACTGATAACGGCAAGGAATTTGCCCAGCATGAACGAATAGCTTCTGCGCTGAGTGCAGATTTCTTTTTCGCCCATCCATACGCCTCGTGGGAGCGTGGGGCGAACGAGAATATGAACGGTTTGATTCGCCAGTTTTTCCCAAAGGGGATGCGCTTTAATTGCATCACCGACGATGACATTGCTTTAGCGATGCACAGGCTCAATCATCGTCCTAGAAAATGTTTAGGGTATCGAACGCCGCATCAGGTTTTTATGGAACAGTTAGAGTCCTATCAGCATACGGTTGCACTTCAAGCTTGA